The following coding sequences are from one Lolium rigidum isolate FL_2022 chromosome 6, APGP_CSIRO_Lrig_0.1, whole genome shotgun sequence window:
- the LOC124662298 gene encoding zinc finger BED domain-containing protein RICESLEEPER 2-like, with product MLEPAAMEVPIAGTMSTTVAAVPVVHNPRARKLRSAVWQDFTKERRADGNCVAICNHCKKQLTATSRSGTTHLRNHLAICTTTSTRRAGKRRKLIVRRILNNKSSTGRPGDGHASGDDHDNDNAHFDQELSRQDLARMIVQHGYRFSMVDDLGFQKFVKNLQPQFSMVSYDIVRADSMAIYASERLKLQDVLLKTPCRISISVDMWRSSTQMDYLCLTCHYIDHASDEWKLRKKILNFVHVDEHFTANQIANLILEKLQEWGIDRKLAAVVLDNCTSGDSVATELVRVLQPRRLLLLNGNLFHVRSCAHILNLTVEESLEETSDIINRVREMIQNVKFSQERLQKFLGTAKLLQIDQKMLVLDSPNNWPSTYLMFDSACYYHDVLLRLAEQESHYAAFLTPKEWADVKALTEILDALNNTMEKFPVENPTANLYFNDMCEIHVLLNTWRNSPSPVVAQMAGRMLKKFEGYWDLTRQVMAFASILDPRYKMKSIEYFFQLIYGNDQFTAKATIEAIKQNFTSLCNDYEHSADSLKNPSVLFYTGNSSSCMSSVYSNGNDSKTFSRITLSDARRGLDQYIQESSSGQSLKSDLDMYLEEAVYRQKEGNQENFDILGWWKSFAAKYPVLSQMARDILAIPVSIIPLDSEARVLNEYLSTMDPSTVEGLVCAQDWLRADTEVANTDGHADDKAPRGDEMIVAPN from the exons ATGCTGGAACCGGCGGCGATGGAAGTGCCGATTGCCGGCACGATGAGCACCACAGTGGCGGCTGTGCCCGTGGTGCACAATCCACGGGCACGCAAGCTGCGGTCTGCAGTTTGGCAGGACTTCACCAAGGAGCGCCGTGCTGATGGGAACTGTGTCGCAATCTGTAACCACTGCAAGAAGCAGCTCACCGCAACTAGCCGGTCAGGCACCACGCACCTGCGCAACCACCTTGCAATCTGCACCACCACCTCTACGCGCCGTGCTGGTAAGCGTCGGAAGCTTATTGTACGACGTATCCTCAACAACAAATCTTCTACTGGGCGGCCTGGCGATGGGCATGCATCTGGTGATGATCATGACAACGACAACGCACACTTTGATCAAGAACTCAGCCGCCAAGACCTTGCCCGTATGATTGTCCAGCATGGCTACCGGTTTTCAATGGTGGATGATCTGGGGTTCCAGAAGTTTGTTAAGAACCTCCAGCCACAGTTTAGCATGGTGTCGTATGACATTGTGAGAGCTGATAGCATGGCAATTTACGCAAGTGAGAGGCTTAAGCTGCAGGATGTGCTCCTCAAGACCCCTTGCCGGATTAGCATCTCAGTTGATATGTGGCGATCAAGTACACAGATGGACTACTTGTGTTTGACCTGCCACTACATTGATCATGCCAGTGATGAGTGGAAACTCAGGAAAAAAATACTCAACTTTGTGCATGTTGATGAACATTTCACAGCCAACCAGATTGCCAACCTAATTCTGGAGAAGTTGCAAGAGTGGGGTATTGACAGGAAGCTAGCTGCTGTTGTATTAGACAACTGTACCTCTGGAGACAGTGTTGCCACAGAGCTTGTCAGAGTTCTGCAGCCTAGGAGACTTCTCCTGTTAAACGGAAACTTGTTCCATGTACGCTCTTGTGCACATATTCTGAATCTCACAGTTGAAGAAAGCTTGGAAGAAACATCCGACATAATTAATAGAGTCCGCGAGATGATTCAGAATGTCAAGTTCTCACAAGAGCGGCTTCAGAAGTTTCTCGGTACCGCAAAGCTGCTTCAGATTGACCAAAAAATGTTAGTTCTTGATTCGCCTAACAACTGGCCATCCACTTACTTAATGTTTGATTCTGCATGCTATTATCATGATGTGCTTCTGCGCCTTGCGGAACAGGAATCACACTATGCTGCTTTCTTGACTCCTAAGGAGTGGGCTGATGTGAAAGCCCTCACCGAAATACTTGATGCGCTCAATAATACAATGGAGAAGTTTCCAGTGGAAAACCCGACTGCAAACCTATATTTCAATGACATGTGTGAGATCCATGTCCTTTTGAACACCTGGCGCAATAGTCCATCTCCAGTTGTTGCACAAATGGCTGGCCGAATGCTGAAAAAGTTTGAGGGATACTGGGATCTTACTAGGCAAGTAATGGCATTCGCATCTATACTGGATCCTCGGTACAAGATGAAGTCAATTGAGTACTTTTTTCAGCTGATTTATGGAAATGACCAATTTACAGCAAAGGCGACAATAGAAGCCATCAAGCAAAATTTTACCAGTCTGTGCAATGATTATGAGCATTCAGCAGATTCATTGAAGAATCCATCTGTTCTCTTCTACACCGGAAATAGTAGTTCTTGCATGAGCTCTGTGTATAGCAATGGAAATGACTCTAAGACCTTCTCTCGCATCACATTATCAGATGCCCGACGGGGACTTGATCAGTATATTCAGGAATCATCATCAGGCCAGTCCTTAAAGTCTGACTTGGACATGTATCTCGAGGAAGCTGTCTATCGTCAAAAAGAAGGGAATCAAGAAAATTTTGACATCCTGGGATGGTGGAAGTCTTTTGCGGCAAAGTATCCTGTCCTTTCTCAAATGGCTCGTGATATTCTAGCTATCCCTGTATCTATCATCCCATTGGATAGTGAAGCCCGGGTGCTAAATGAGTATCTCAGTACTATGGATCCTTCAACAGTTGAGGGATTGGTCTGCGCACAAGACTGGTTACGTGCAGACACAGAAG TTGCTAATACAGATGGTCATGCAGATGATAAAGCACCACGTGGTGATGAAATGATTGTAGCCCCAAATTAG